One region of Pseudomonas glycinae genomic DNA includes:
- a CDS encoding DUF3203 family protein, translated as MPLRIDESNPDSKVCFFTVENGEEIRICDTLEVRTDSEKAMSFVEVEGRRIYVTEAEADALTVAGARDGRKHLKADDSDSVI; from the coding sequence ATGCCCCTTCGTATCGATGAAAGCAATCCGGACTCGAAAGTCTGTTTTTTCACCGTGGAAAATGGTGAGGAGATTCGTATCTGCGACACGCTGGAAGTCAGGACAGATAGCGAAAAAGCCATGTCGTTCGTCGAGGTGGAAGGACGGCGCATCTACGTTACCGAAGCCGAAGCGGATGCATTGACCGTCGCAGGCGCCCGGGATGGACGCAAACACCTGAAGGCCGACGACAGTGATTCGGTGATTTGA
- the ccoG gene encoding cytochrome c oxidase accessory protein CcoG, whose amino-acid sequence MSERIPVRTVEASPRIKKVPARPMKAKHATSDNQIFTRSFTGLFRTLRMSGAGFLFLLFFGTVWLNWGGRQAVLWDLSESKFHIFGATFWPQDFILLSALLIIAAFGLFAITVFAGRVWCGYTCPQSSWTWIFMWCEKITEGERNQRIKLQAAPWSLNKLARRAAKHTLWLAISVLTGLTFVGYFTPIRPLAEELLTLQIGGVSLFWVLFFTAATYINAGWLREAVCMHMCPYARFQSVMFDKDTLTISYDAARGENRGPRKREVKPAEAGLGDCIDCQLCVQVCPTGIDIRDGLQMECIGCAACIDACDSIMDKMNYPRGLIRYTSERELQGGKTHLLRPRLIGYVAVLVVMIGALALALVERPMVSLDVTKDRGLFRENGLGQIENIYTLKVINKTQQRQDYNLSLVDGDGFQLQGKTELSLAPGEIVDVPVSVAMTTERAASSSQTLSFKIADSDEPEIYSVAKSRFVAPMNR is encoded by the coding sequence ATGAGCGAACGAATCCCCGTCCGAACCGTAGAAGCATCTCCCCGGATAAAAAAAGTACCGGCGCGCCCAATGAAGGCGAAACACGCCACCAGCGACAACCAGATCTTCACCCGCAGCTTCACCGGCCTGTTCCGCACCTTGCGCATGAGCGGTGCGGGGTTTCTGTTCCTGCTGTTTTTCGGCACGGTGTGGCTGAACTGGGGCGGTCGTCAGGCGGTGCTCTGGGACCTTTCCGAAAGCAAATTCCACATCTTTGGCGCAACCTTCTGGCCGCAGGATTTCATTCTGCTGTCAGCGCTGCTGATCATCGCCGCGTTCGGCCTGTTCGCTATTACTGTGTTCGCCGGCCGGGTCTGGTGTGGCTACACCTGCCCGCAGAGTTCGTGGACGTGGATCTTCATGTGGTGCGAGAAGATCACCGAGGGCGAGCGCAACCAGCGCATCAAGCTGCAAGCGGCACCGTGGAGCCTGAACAAACTCGCACGGCGTGCGGCCAAGCACACGCTGTGGCTGGCGATCAGCGTGCTGACCGGGCTGACCTTCGTCGGCTATTTCACCCCGATCCGGCCGCTGGCCGAAGAACTGCTGACCTTGCAGATCGGTGGCGTCAGTCTGTTCTGGGTGCTGTTTTTCACCGCCGCCACCTACATCAATGCCGGTTGGCTGCGCGAAGCGGTGTGCATGCACATGTGCCCGTATGCGCGGTTCCAGAGCGTGATGTTCGACAAGGACACCCTGACCATTTCCTACGACGCCGCCCGTGGCGAAAACCGTGGCCCGCGCAAACGCGAGGTGAAACCGGCCGAAGCCGGCCTCGGCGATTGCATCGATTGCCAGTTGTGCGTGCAGGTCTGCCCGACCGGCATCGACATCCGTGACGGCCTGCAAATGGAATGCATCGGCTGCGCGGCGTGCATCGACGCCTGCGATTCGATCATGGACAAGATGAATTACCCCCGCGGCCTGATCCGCTACACCTCCGAGCGTGAATTGCAGGGTGGCAAGACGCACTTGCTGCGCCCGAGATTGATCGGCTACGTCGCGGTACTGGTGGTGATGATCGGCGCCCTCGCTCTGGCGTTGGTCGAACGGCCAATGGTGTCGCTGGACGTGACCAAGGACCGTGGTCTGTTCCGTGAAAACGGTCTGGGCCAGATCGAAAACATCTACACCCTCAAGGTCATCAACAAGACCCAGCAACGCCAGGACTACAACCTGAGCCTGGTGGACGGCGACGGCTTCCAGTTGCAAGGCAAGACCGAGCTGAGCCTGGCGCCGGGCGAGATCGTCGATGTGCCGGTGTCGGTGGCAATGACCACGGAACGCGCGGCCAGCAGTTCGCAGACCTTGAGCTTCAAGATTGCCGACAGTGATGAGCCTGAGATTTATAGCGTGGCGAAGAGCCGGTTTGTTGCGCCGATGAATCGGTGA
- the mapR gene encoding GntR family transcriptional regulator MpaR (MapR regulates genes involved in Pseudomonas quinolone signal (PQS) production and anthranilate metabolism), with product MKRYEKFADDIAELIRSGVLGPGQRVPSVRYASQTYGVSPSTVFQAYYLLERRGLIRARPRSGYFVNTHAPSPFSEPVISSQVNESTKVDVSELVFSVLESIKDPSTVPFGSAFPSPTLFPLQRLSRSLASAAREMDPRMVVTDMSPGNPQLRRQIALRYMVGGLMLPMEELLITNGALEALNLCLQAVTEPGDLVAIEAPAFYASLQVLERLKLKAVEIPVHPRDGIDLGVLAQTLERHPIKACWCMTSFQNPMGATMPEAKKQELVELLKQHQVPLIEDDVYAELYYGQQAPKPAKAFDTEGLVMHCGSFAKSLAPGYRIGWVAAGRYAQKIERLKLMTSLCASMPAQAAIADYLQHGGYDRHLRKLRYALEEQQSAMLAAIARYFPAQTRVSQPAGGYFLWLELPPQMDSLKLFQMALAQGISIAPGPIFSPTQRFRNCIRLNYGSPWTEDTEKAMETLGRIVRSF from the coding sequence ATGAAACGCTACGAAAAATTCGCCGACGACATCGCTGAACTGATCCGCTCCGGCGTCCTCGGCCCCGGTCAGCGGGTGCCGTCGGTGCGCTACGCAAGCCAGACTTACGGCGTCAGCCCGTCCACGGTGTTCCAGGCCTACTACCTGCTGGAACGTCGCGGCCTGATCCGCGCCCGGCCGCGCTCCGGCTACTTTGTCAACACGCACGCCCCGAGCCCGTTCTCGGAGCCGGTGATCAGCAGCCAAGTCAACGAGTCCACCAAGGTCGACGTCAGCGAACTGGTGTTCTCGGTGCTCGAGTCGATCAAAGACCCAAGCACCGTGCCCTTCGGCTCGGCATTCCCCAGCCCGACCCTGTTTCCGCTGCAACGCCTGTCCCGCTCGCTGGCCAGCGCCGCCCGGGAGATGGACCCGCGCATGGTGGTCACCGACATGTCGCCGGGCAACCCGCAACTGCGTCGGCAGATCGCCCTGCGCTACATGGTCGGCGGCCTGATGCTGCCGATGGAAGAACTGCTGATCACCAACGGCGCCCTCGAAGCGCTCAACCTGTGCCTGCAAGCGGTGACCGAACCCGGCGATCTGGTGGCCATCGAAGCCCCGGCGTTCTACGCCAGCCTGCAAGTGCTGGAACGGCTGAAACTCAAAGCCGTGGAAATCCCTGTTCACCCGCGCGACGGCATCGACCTCGGCGTGCTCGCCCAGACGCTCGAGCGGCACCCGATCAAGGCCTGCTGGTGCATGACCAGTTTCCAGAACCCGATGGGCGCGACCATGCCCGAGGCCAAGAAACAGGAACTGGTGGAACTGCTGAAACAGCATCAAGTGCCATTGATCGAAGACGACGTCTACGCCGAACTCTATTACGGCCAGCAGGCGCCGAAACCGGCCAAGGCCTTCGACACCGAAGGGCTGGTGATGCATTGCGGCTCGTTCGCCAAGAGTCTGGCCCCCGGCTATCGCATCGGCTGGGTCGCCGCCGGGCGCTACGCGCAAAAGATCGAACGGCTGAAGCTGATGACCTCGCTGTGCGCCTCGATGCCGGCCCAAGCGGCCATCGCCGACTATCTGCAACACGGTGGCTACGACCGTCACCTGCGCAAACTGCGCTACGCCCTCGAAGAACAGCAAAGCGCGATGCTCGCGGCCATCGCCCGTTACTTCCCGGCGCAGACGCGCGTGAGCCAACCGGCCGGCGGCTACTTCCTGTGGCTGGAACTGCCACCACAGATGGACTCGTTGAAGTTGTTTCAGATGGCGTTGGCGCAGGGGATCAGCATCGCGCCGGGGCCGATTTTTTCGCCGACCCAGCGCTTTCGCAATTGCATCCGACTGAACTACGGCAGCCCGTGGACCGAGGATACGGAGAAGGCGATGGAGACCTTGGGGCGGATTGTGCGGTCGTTCTGA
- a CDS encoding SDR family oxidoreductase, whose product MDKVIVITGGGRGIGAATALLAAEQGYRICINYQTDEQAAHHVLDQVRERGATAIAVRADVSIEDEVIALFHRVDTELGRVTALVNNAGTVGQKSRVDEMSEFRILKIMKTNVLAPILCAKHAILRMSPKHGGQGGSIVNVSSVAARLGSPNEYVDYAASKGALDTFTIGLSKEVAGEGIRVNAVRPGYIYTDFHALSGDPDRVSKLESAIPMARGGRPDEVAEAIVWLLSDKASYATGTFVDLGGGR is encoded by the coding sequence ATGGATAAAGTCATTGTGATCACCGGCGGTGGTCGTGGAATTGGCGCCGCCACCGCGCTGTTGGCTGCCGAGCAAGGCTATCGGATCTGCATCAATTACCAGACGGACGAACAGGCCGCCCACCATGTGCTCGATCAGGTTCGGGAACGCGGCGCCACGGCCATTGCCGTCCGTGCTGACGTCAGTATCGAAGACGAAGTGATCGCGCTGTTTCATCGGGTCGACACAGAGCTGGGCCGGGTCACTGCCCTGGTGAACAACGCCGGCACCGTGGGGCAGAAATCCCGGGTCGACGAAATGTCCGAATTCCGCATTCTCAAAATCATGAAAACCAACGTGCTGGCGCCGATTCTCTGTGCCAAGCACGCGATCCTGCGCATGTCGCCCAAACACGGCGGGCAGGGCGGCAGCATCGTCAACGTTTCTTCGGTCGCCGCGCGGCTGGGTTCGCCTAACGAATACGTCGATTACGCAGCGTCCAAAGGCGCGCTGGATACGTTCACTATCGGTCTGTCAAAGGAGGTGGCGGGCGAGGGGATTCGGGTGAACGCGGTGCGTCCGGGCTACATCTATACCGATTTCCACGCCTTGAGCGGCGATCCGGATCGGGTCAGCAAGCTGGAGTCGGCGATCCCGATGGCCCGGGGCGGACGGCCGGATGAGGTGGCTGAGGCAATTGTCTGGTTGCTGTCGGACAAGGCCTCGTATGCCACCGGGACTTTCGTCGATCTCGGCGGCGGGCGTTAG
- a CDS encoding putative bifunctional diguanylate cyclase/phosphodiesterase, which produces MLIGSYSFTLVFISLCVAILASYTALDLTGRIATAKGRAVHLWTAGGAFAMGIGVWSMHFIGMLAFKLPISLGYDISITALSLLIAVLSCGFALWLVSQPKLPAWQLAFGALIMGAGISAMHYTGMAAMRMQPGIDYDPTLFGASLLIAVGASAAALWIAFRLRQQSPYVRLFRAGAAIVMGVAIVGMHYTGMAAARFPDGSFCGAALGGLNGNGLDNLVLITTLAVLAIALLTSILDARLEARTADLAHSLTVANRELTQLALHDPLTGLPNRMLLDDRINQAMKKVNEQGGCFALMFIDLDGFKPVNDAFGHHMGDQLLREVAVRLREDLRSLDTLARIGGDEFVLLVRLAEPNDALGLAARQVGLIAQSFRVAEHELQISASVGIALYPGNGESAQELLMNADAAMYHAKGGGKNGYSFFDVSMNSNARKQLQLLQDLRAALEHSEFCLHYQPKFHAADGHPVGAEALLRWEHPVHGMLMPDTFIDLAEKTGLIIPIGEWVLNEACRQMREWYVLGHTEWRIAVNLSALQFCHAGLVRSVAKALATHHLPANSLTLEITETTAMSDADASMTVLQELSDMGVDLSIDDFGTGYSSLMYLKRLPANELKIDRGFVRDLEHDSDDAAIVSAIVALGQALGLRIVAEGVETDSQQDFLTQLGCDSLQGYLLGHPMPADRFLQDVARGKPLAVS; this is translated from the coding sequence ATGCTCATCGGTAGCTATTCCTTCACGCTGGTTTTCATTTCGCTGTGTGTGGCGATCCTCGCTTCCTACACCGCGCTCGACCTCACCGGGCGCATTGCTACTGCCAAGGGCCGCGCCGTGCATTTGTGGACGGCCGGAGGGGCGTTTGCCATGGGCATCGGCGTCTGGTCGATGCACTTCATTGGCATGCTGGCATTCAAGCTGCCGATCAGCCTCGGTTACGACATTTCAATCACGGCGCTCTCATTGCTGATTGCCGTGCTGTCCTGCGGTTTTGCCCTGTGGCTGGTCAGCCAGCCGAAACTGCCGGCCTGGCAGCTGGCCTTTGGCGCGTTGATCATGGGCGCCGGCATCAGCGCCATGCACTACACCGGCATGGCCGCGATGCGCATGCAACCGGGCATCGACTACGATCCGACGCTGTTTGGCGCCTCGCTGTTGATCGCCGTCGGCGCCTCGGCAGCAGCGTTGTGGATCGCCTTCCGCCTGCGTCAGCAATCACCTTACGTGCGGCTGTTTCGCGCAGGTGCGGCGATTGTCATGGGCGTGGCGATTGTCGGCATGCACTACACCGGGATGGCGGCGGCGCGGTTTCCCGACGGCAGTTTCTGCGGTGCGGCGCTCGGTGGCCTGAACGGCAACGGCCTCGACAATCTGGTGCTGATCACCACGCTGGCGGTACTGGCCATTGCGCTGCTGACTTCGATTCTCGACGCGCGTCTTGAAGCCCGCACGGCTGATCTGGCCCATTCGTTGACCGTGGCCAACCGCGAACTCACCCAACTGGCCCTGCACGACCCCTTGACCGGCCTGCCGAACCGGATGTTGCTGGACGACCGGATCAATCAGGCGATGAAAAAGGTCAATGAGCAGGGTGGCTGCTTTGCGCTGATGTTCATCGATCTGGACGGCTTCAAACCGGTCAATGACGCTTTCGGTCACCACATGGGGGACCAGTTGCTGCGCGAAGTGGCGGTGCGCTTGCGTGAAGATTTGCGCAGCCTCGACACGCTGGCGCGGATCGGCGGCGACGAGTTTGTCCTGCTGGTGCGTCTGGCCGAACCCAACGATGCACTGGGCCTGGCGGCACGTCAGGTCGGCCTGATCGCACAGTCGTTCCGGGTCGCCGAACATGAGCTGCAGATTTCTGCCAGCGTCGGCATCGCCCTGTACCCCGGCAACGGGGAGAGCGCCCAGGAACTGTTGATGAACGCTGATGCCGCGATGTACCACGCCAAGGGCGGCGGCAAGAATGGTTACAGCTTCTTCGACGTTTCGATGAACAGTAACGCGCGCAAGCAATTGCAACTGTTGCAGGACCTGCGGGCAGCACTGGAGCACAGCGAGTTCTGCCTGCATTACCAACCCAAATTCCACGCCGCTGACGGTCACCCGGTCGGTGCCGAAGCGTTGTTGCGCTGGGAGCATCCGGTTCACGGCATGCTGATGCCGGACACGTTCATCGATCTGGCAGAGAAAACCGGTCTGATCATTCCGATTGGCGAGTGGGTGCTCAACGAAGCCTGCCGGCAGATGCGCGAGTGGTATGTACTGGGCCACACCGAATGGCGGATCGCGGTGAACCTGTCGGCGTTGCAGTTCTGCCACGCCGGACTGGTGCGCAGCGTGGCCAAGGCCCTGGCCACCCACCATTTGCCGGCCAACAGCCTGACCCTGGAAATCACCGAAACCACCGCCATGAGCGACGCCGATGCGAGCATGACGGTGTTGCAGGAGCTGTCCGACATGGGCGTCGATCTGTCCATCGACGATTTCGGCACGGGCTATTCCAGCCTGATGTATCTCAAGCGCCTGCCGGCCAACGAGCTGAAGATTGATCGCGGTTTCGTCCGTGATCTGGAACATGACAGCGACGATGCGGCGATCGTTTCGGCAATCGTCGCCCTCGGTCAGGCACTCGGTCTGCGCATCGTGGCTGAAGGAGTGGAGACCGACTCGCAACAGGACTTCCTCACGCAACTGGGCTGCGATTCACTGCAAGGTTATCTGCTCGGTCACCCGATGCCGGCGGATCGCTTTCTGCAGGATGTCGCGCGCGGCAAACCATTGGCGGTGAGCTGA